In Mastacembelus armatus chromosome 22, fMasArm1.2, whole genome shotgun sequence, a genomic segment contains:
- the rtf1 gene encoding RNA polymerase-associated protein RTF1 homolog, giving the protein MVNVKKRKGRVVIDSDSEDSASDDNLDQELLSLAKRKRVDSGEQEEPVSKPAASTDSETSDSDDEWTVGGTKGKKKVKQGKGSEKKNATKKKINKATASGSSDGDSSAESSAPEEGEVSDSESNSSSSSSDSDSSEDEVFRDGYDDDLMGDAEDRARLEQMTEKEREQELFNRIEKREVLKRRFEIKKKLKTAKKKEKEEKKKKQEEEQEKRKQSQVQDTQVVMSHNKERRSKRDEKLDKKSQAMEELKAEREKKKNKTAELLAKRQPLKTSEVYSDDEEEEEEDDDKSSVKSDRSSRSSSYDDDEKEETPPKSQPVSLPDELNRIRLSRHKLERWCHMPFFAKTVTGCFVRIGIGNSSSKPVYRVAEIVDVVETAKVYQLGSTRTNKGLQLRHGGDTRVFRLEFVSNQEFTESEFMKWKEAMMVAGMEVPTLDEITKKEQSIKEAVNYKFNDKDIEDIVKEKDRFRKAPPNYAMKKTQLLKDKAMAEESGDGDRVKVIQDELNELEERAEALDRQRTKNISAISYINQRNRSWNIVESEKALVAEGQNAKNQQMDPFTRRQCKPTMVSNARDPSVHAAILAHLNQKYGSGSTPDPTSAEKNKVGQPNLKDKDVPKPTTDLSEDLFKVHDFDVKIDLQVPNAEAKSLSVSSNALPVKDGAPRRSLNLEDYKKRRGLI; this is encoded by the exons GAGCTGCTGTCTCTGGCGAAGAGGAAGAGGGTTGATTCTGGTGAGCAAGAAGAGCCGGTCAGCAAACCTGCAGCATCTACAGACTCTGAGACATCTGACAGCGACGATGAG TGGACTGTGGGTGGtaccaaaggaaaaaagaagGTTAAGCAGGGGAAAGGGTCTGAGAAGAAGAACGCTACAAAGAAGAAGATTAATAAAGCAACGGCATCTGGCAGCTCAGATGGAGACAGCTCAGCTGAGAGCTCTGCTCCTGAGGAGG GTGAGGTGTCCGATTCGGAGAGCAATAGTTCGTCCTCCAGCTCAGACTCGGACTCCTCTGAGGACGAGGTGTTCAGGGACGGTTATGACGATGACTTAATGGGAGATGCGGAGGACAGAGCTCGTCTGGAGCAGATGacagagaaagagcgagagCAGGAGCTGTTCAACAGGATTGAGAAGCGAGAAGTGCTAAAGAGACG GTTTGAAATAAAGAAGAAGCTGAAGACGgcaaagaagaaggagaaagaggagaagaagaagaagcaggaggaagagCAAGAGAAAAGGAAGCAATCTCAGGTTCAAGACACACAAGTG GTCATGTCACACAACAAGGAGAGACGATCCAAACGCGATGAAAAACTTGACAAAAAGTCCCAGGCCATGGAAGAACTGAAAGCTGAGcgtgagaagaagaaaaacaaaaccg CGGAACTTCTGGCTAAACGTCAGCCCCTGAAGACGAGTGAGGTTTATtctgatgatgaggaggaagaggaagaagacgaCGACAAGTCATCTGTCAAAAGTGATCGGAGTTCACGTTCATCTTCTTATGATGACGATGA AAAGGAAGAGACTCCCCCAAAGTCACAACCTGTTTCACTACCAGATGAGCTCAACAGGATCCGTCTGTCCAGACACAAGCTGGAGCGCTGGTGCCACATGCCCTTCTTTGCTAAGACGGTGACCGGCTGCTTTGTGAGGATAGGGATCGGGAACAGCAGCAGTAAACCAGTTTATAGG GTTGCTGAAATTGTGGATGTGGTGGAGACAGCGAAGGTTTACCAACTTGGATCAACGCGAACAAACAAGGGATTACAATTAAG GCATGGCGGTGACACACGGGTCTTCAGGCTTGAGTTTGTATCAAATCAAGAGTTTACAGAAAGCGAGTTTATGAAGTGGAAAGAGGCG ATGATGGTTGCTGGAATGGAAGTTCCAACTCTGGACGAAATCACCAAAAAGGAGCAGTCCATTAAAGAGGCTGTGAACTACAAGTTTAATGACAAAGACATAGAAGAT ATTGttaaagagaaagacagattcCGAAAAGCGCCACCAAATTATGCCATGAAGAAAACGCAGTTACTTAAAGATAAG GCCATGGCAGAAGAGAGCGGCGATGGTGATAGAGTGAAAGTGATCCAGGATGAGCTGAACGAACTTGAGGAAAGGGCAGAAGCACTTGACAGACAGAGGACCAAGAATATCTCTGCCATCAG ctACATTAACCAGAGGAACAGAAGCTGGAACATTGTTGAATCTGAGAAAGCTCTTGTG GCTGAAGGACAAAATGCCAAAAACCAACAAATGGACCCTTTCACACGAAGACAGTGCAAACCCACCATGGTGTCTAAT GCCAGAGACCCATCAGTCCATGCAGCTATTCTTGCTCATCTGAACCAGAAGTATGGTTCTGGGTCAACACCAGATCCGACGAGTGCAGAGAAGAACAAAGTG GGACAACCAAACCTGAAAGACAAAGATGTCCCCAAGCCAACCACTGACCTCTCAGAAGACTTGTTTAAAGTTCATGATTTTGATGTTAAGATTGACCTCCAGGTCCCCAACGCAG AGGCGAAGTCTCTCTCCGTGAGCTCCAACGCGCTGCCAGTGAAGGACGGCGCTCCACGCCGCTCCCTCAACCTGGAGGACTACAAGAAGAGGAGGGGGCTGATCTGA